CCAGCTGTGATTCCCCCTGCAGAAATAGGTCCATTACTATCTCTGAATACGGAAATACCAGCACCTACTCTATCAAAGATATTCGCATTAATCCCGATTGACTGTACATTCGGAGAATTGTTGAACTTTGAAAATTGTTGTTGATAATTGGCGTTGAGCTGTACGTAATCTGTTTTTCCGTATTGAGCTGGGTTGAACAGGAACTCACCATCCAAAAGATATTGCTGATAGTATGGTAGTGATTCTTGTGCTTTGTATGCATTTGACAAAAGAGCTAAACATACGATAGCATATAGTTTTCTCATAACAAATCTTGATTTCAATTCAACAAATATAAAAAAATTCTCAATATATTTTTAGTTTTCCAAATAATTTCTCCATTTTTTTACAGCATCCGCCATATCTTTGGGCATTGGGCTCTCAAAATATAATTCCTTTTTAGTCGTTGGGTGTATAAATCCGAGGGTATGGGCATGAAGGGCATGTCTTGGTAAAATTTCAAAAACATTTTTAATAAATTGTTTGTATTTAGGAAGATTTACCCCTCTTAAAGGAGTGTGTCCTTCATATCTTTCATCATTAAACAAAGTATGACCAATATGTCTGAAATGCGCCCTGATCTGATGGGTTCTTCCCGTTTCAAGTTTACATTCTACCCATGTCATGTATTTGAATCTTTCAAGGACTTTATAATGGGTTACAGCGTGTTTCCCCTGGCTGCCATCTTCATAAACAGACATCTGCATTCTGTTTTTAGGATGTCTTCCGATATGGCCTCTGATTGTACCTTCTTCATCCTGAGGGTTTCCCCATACAAAAGCCCAGTACAGTCTTTTGGTTGTTCTGTTGAAGAATTGTTTTGCCAGAAAGCTCAACGCATACTCATTCTTGGCGATCACCAGCAGTCCGGATGTATCTTTATCAATCCTGTGAACAAGCCCTACTCTATCAAGATCAGACTTTGCTCCATTCTTTTCAAAATGGAAAGCCAGCGCATTCACCAATGTTCCGTCCCAGTTTCCGAATCCCGGGTGTACCACCATTCCGGCTTCTTTATCCACTACCACAAGATCATCATCTTCATAAATAATATTTACAGGGATATCCTGCGGAATAATGACATTCTCTCTTGGAGGATGGGTAAGCAGTACCGAAATCTGATCTCCCGGTTTCACACGGTAATTCTGTTTCACCGGAGTACCGTTCACTACAACGTTTCCGGCTCTGCAGGTTTGTGAAATTTTATTCCTTGAAGAATTCTGTCTGTAGATCAAAAGGAACTTATCAATTCTTAATGGCTCCTGTTTGCTGTCAACAGTGATATTAAGATGTTCATACAATCCCTTATTTTCCTCGTCAATATCGATGTTTTCAATACTGTTGGAATCTAATAATTCTTCATCTAAAAAATCTTCGTTATCTTCTGACATTGTTTTATATTTTTTACACAAAAGGCCTCAACATTTTGCAGTTGAAGCCTGTATTTTTGATATTAATCTGATCTTATTCTACGACTACCTTCTTAGCTTTTGGCTTTTGAACAGGCTGTTGTGTCGTTGTGGAAGCAGCTGGTTTAGCTGTGTGTCCTGTAGCAGGGGCAGCAGTAGAAGTTTTAGGCTTCTCTGTTCCTGAAGCTGCAGGTTTAGAAGTCGTTGTCTGAGTCTTAGGAGTCTCAGGTTTTGGCACTTCAGGTTTTGGAGTTTCTCTTCTAGGTACCGGAGCAGGGACTACGGGCGCATCATAACTTGGCTCATTATGTACTTCTTCATATCGTACCGGAGGAAGTGAAGTATCCACCTTCATACGGTAAATAGAATTCAGCTGCTCTATTTTTGCTCTTAATTCTGCCGGAGTTTTCTTACTGGCCCAAAGGTCAATCTGCATTCCCTGGTCACGAACATCCCCTGAAGCAGGATCCTGATAATAAATAATATCCGATTCGTCTGTGCTTCCATCTTCATGCTCTACCAATCCAACTTCAAACATACTTTTAGTAATGACAGCTCTGGCTTCTTTTACCGTAAGTCCTACTACATTTGGAATAGAAATATTTCTCATAGGTCCTGATCCTACTACTACATCAATAACTGAGAATCTAGGTAAACGTGCCCCTGGATTCACTGCATTTCCTTTATATAAAATTCTTAAAAGAGCATCCTTCTGAATACTCGGTTCATAAATGGTATCTCCAATTTTAAGACCCACCTGATCCAGTCTCTGGAACGCCAGCCCTGAATATTTATTGATAACATCCGGAACGGCAATCGGAGCCCATGTTCTCGGGTTTACTGTAAGGTGTACTGTTCTTCCGTCCTTTACACGGGAACCCGGTGCAGGGTAAACCTGAAGAACCTGGAAGGGTCTGTATTTAGGATTATAATTGGCACTGTCTACTTCATATTCCAATCCTGTATCATCTAAAATTTTAACAGCGTCATGTATAGATTTATTAACAATATTAGGAACAGGTATTTCCTGACCATGATTTGTATGGTGTTCCAACCAGCGAAATGTGAGCCATACCAACCCTGCAAAAACACCGATGGCTATTACTAAATTCAGTAAAACTTTCCAATTGAAAAGTGATTTAAGCATACTTAAAAATACTTTAATTATAACCGCAAATATAGCTAATAATTTTAGAATGGACTTTTTATTTAACACAATTCATTTTTGATCTTAAAATTTGCCGATTTCCCATATTGCATTACATAAAATGTTTAAATTTGCCTTAATTGATACTATATGGTTATGAACAAAAAAAGTGTTGCCGTAGTAATGGGAGGCTATTCTGATGAATATGTTGTTTCTTTAAAAAGCGGACAATTGATTTATGATTCTTTAGACAGAAATCTCTATGATGTATATAAAGTAGTAGTCCTTAAAGATGAATGGTATTTTTTAGGAGAAAATGATAAAAAATACGAAATCAACAGAGGTGATTTTTCTGTAACATTAGATAATGGAGAAACCTTAAAATTTGATGCCTGTTTCAATATCATCCATGGAACTCCGGGAGAAAACGGAATTCTTCAGGCATACTGGGATGCAATAGGTCAAAAATATACAGGATGCGATTTTTACCAGAGTGCTCTTACTTTCAATAAAAAAGATACTCTTGCCGTATTATCAAAGTATGGAATTCCTTCCGCGAAAAGCATCTATTTAAGAAAAGGGGAAGAAATCAATGTAGATGAGATTGTATCAGAATTAAATCTTCCGTTATTTGTAAAACCCAACCAATCCGGATCTTCTCTGGGAATCTCTAAAGTAAAAGAAAAATCTGAACTGATTGCCGCTACTGAAATTGCATTCAAAGAAGATAATGAAATTCTGATTGAAAGTTTCTTAGATGGAATGGAAGTTTCTGTGGGAGTTATTGATTTTAAAGGAGAAACTATCGTTCTGGGAATTACAGAAATTGTTCCTACCAATGAATTTTTCGATTATGAAGCCAAATATGAAGGTGCTTCTGAAGAAATTACCCCAGCAAGAATTGATGACGAAACCACAAAAAGAGTGGAAGAAATTGCTAAAAGAGCATACAATTCATTAGGAATGAGCGGTTTTTCAAGAAGTGAATATATTTTAATGAATGGAATTCCTTATATGCTTGAAATGAATACCAATCCGGGATTCTCTCCTGCAAGTATTCTTCCACAACAGGCAAAACACTATGGAATTTCTATTATGGATCTTTGTGGAAATGAAGTTGAAAAAGCCCTTAATAAATAATATAGAAGTTAGAAATTAGTGGTTAGAAGTTAGATACAAAATCCATGGCTTTTAACGGATAATTTACAATTCAAAATCATAACTCGTACAACATGAAAATTGCTGTTTTCCCAGGGTCATTTGACCCGATTACACTAGGACATTACGATATTATAGAAAGAGCAGCCCCGCTATTTGATAAATTAATCATCGCCATAGGGCAGAATTCTCAAAAGAAATATATGTTCCCTCTTGAAAAAAGAATGGAATTTATCCAGAATTCCGTAGCAGAATTTCCCAATGTGGAAGTAGATTCATTTGAAGGCTTAACGGTAGACTACTGTTTTGAAAAAAATGCCCAATACATTATCAGAGGGTTAAGAAACCCTGCCGATTTTGAATTTGAAAAAGCGATAGCTCATACCAACAGAACTTTAGCCCACAAAAAACTGGAAACAGTATTTTTACTGACCTCTTCAGGGAAATCTTTCATCAGCAGCAGCATCGTAAGGGAAATTATCACCCACGGCGGTGAGTATGAACTGATGGTTCCTGACTCGGTGAGAGTGGAGAGATAAATATATAAGTAATGAGCAATAAATGATGAATAATTTTGATAGGATAGATTTTAACCAGATTTTCAGAGAAAGAACAAAAACCTTTTCTATTGCTATCATTAAAACACTTTCTTCATTACCCTATTCGGACGATATTTCAATAATAAGGAAACAAATTATCCGATCAGCCACTTCTGTAGCAGCCAATTACAGAGCGGTATCCCGGGCCAGATCAGAGAAAGAAAAATTCACTAAAATGTGCATAGTAGTCGAAGGAATTGATGAAACTCAACTTTGGCTTGAAATTATTGAAGAATTAGAATATTTAAATCCGGAAAAAATTTTACATTTAAAAGTAGAATGTGAAGAACTTGTAAAGGTTATGACTAAATATAAGTTTAAACTTTCTCAAATTTAAATGGCATAATTTTTATTATTCATTGCTCATTACTTATCATTCATACTTATAATAGATATGCACGAACAGTTCAATTTTGCCATAGAAGTCCTGGGGACCATTGCTTTTTCCATGTCTGGAAGTTTTGCAGCCATGCAGAAACGGCTTGATCCGTTCGGAGTGCTTATTATTGCATTTGTAACTTCTGTGGGAGGTGGAACTGTAAGAGATCTTTTGCTTGATATTCCTGTATTCTGGATGCATGATATTCTGATGTGTACCCTGATCCTGGTGACCAGCATTTTTTCGATGATATTCAAATCTCTTGAGAAAAACTTTAAAGTAACCTTGTTTATCTTCGACAGCTTTGGTCTTGGATTATTTACCATTATCGGAGTTCAGAAAGGTCTAAATGCGGGTATACATCCTATGATCTGTATTGCATTAGGAACCATAACAGGCTGTTTCGGAGGGATTATCCGGGATATATTGCTCAACAGGATTCCTTTGATATTCAGAAAGGAAATTTATGCTACAGCATGTATTGTGGGAGGAGCAGCATTTCTCCTGATGACCAAATACACTCCGCTTTCTTATACTTTTGTACAGGTTTTTACCATTATACTGATTGTTGCCATTCGAACATTTGCCGTCAAATACCATTGGCAGATGCCTAAATTTTATGGTTATGATCAGAACTCAGAAATGTAAAATATATTTTCACAGATATAAAAAAAGCACCTTTTTCAGGTGCTTTTTATCTTATTTTTTTCTGATTAGAAGAATTTCCCTCTGTTTCTCATATTAGGATTGTGCATATGCTTCTGCATGGTTGGCATCTTCAGCTGATCTTTCATCATTTTGATCTGATCCGTCATCATTCCAGCGCTGTCTAATCTTTTGGCTTCTTCCAGTAATTTCTGCCCTTCCTGTTTTCTTCCTTTAGAAATAGCTGCTGCTGCAAGATTTAAAGTAGCCATCGCTCTGTCATGTTTCATATTCAAACCATATTCCAAAGCTTTCTTCATGAAAGGTTCTACTTTTGCCGGGTGATCCTGAGCTTGTGTTAGTCCTAGTAAATAGTGAAAATATCCATATTGGGTTTTATGAAGCTGCCCTTTGTAATCAATTATTTTAGACAACCACTCGCCGGCTTTTTCCATATTTTGTTTTCTTAGTTGCCAGAATGCCAATAGGATATATTCATTTTTAAAGAATAATAAGATCGGGATTGCAGCTAAAAGAAAAACAACAATACCCCATCCAAGATTTCTTGTGAAAATCATCAGATAAAGTCCTGCCAGGATAAGAAGTGCCGCTATTGCAATTTTTATGTATTTATTCATTATTAAATTTTAGAAGTGCAAAGATAATAAATTTAGAGCTTAAAGTTCAAAAAGTCAATGGTGAATGGTCAATTCGCTACGCTTGTTAATTTTGTACCTGTGAGAAATTCACAATTCACTTTGCGAAGCAAAAATTCACTATTGACATTTATGCTTCTTTTTTAATTTTTTCAAACGTCTGGAAGCAGAAATCATAGCCGTTCTTTTCATCTTTATCATGACAGATTTCGTTTGTTTTTTTCCAGATTTTCGGATCTATTTTCGGAAAGAATGTGTCTGCTTCAAGATCTGCTTTCACTAAAGTAACCTCCAGTTTATCTACTACATCCATAGTCTGCTCATAAATATTTCCTCCACCGATAACAAAAACTTCTTCATCAATCTTTTTAGCAAACTTCAATGCTTCCTTAATGCTTCCTACAATAAGGATTCCTTCCTCAAACCAGTCTTTTTTTCTTGACACAACAATATTGGTACGATTCGGAAGAGGTTTCCCAATACTTTCATATGTTTTTCTTCCCATTATAATCGGATGCCCTGAAGTAATATCTTTAAAATGTTTTAAATCTTTAGGAAGATGCCAAAGCAACTGATTATCAAAACCAATTTCATTTTTCTCTCCCATTGCCACCACTATTGTTGTCATTCAAATAATTTTTTACAAAATTAGCACATAATTTGTATATTTGGTTAGCACAAAAAATTTAAAAAAATAAACTATGAAAAATAAAGGATGTTTGGGCGCCGGAACAATTGGTATTGCCCTACTTATCATTGTTGCTGTTCTATTCTTCTGGGGAAAAAGCGGATATAATAATTTCGTAACCAAAGAACAGACAGTCAACACAAAATGGTCAAACGTAGAGACTGTATATCAGAAAAGAGCGAACCTTATTCCTAACCTGGAAAGAACTGTAAAATCATATTCAAAATTTGAACAGGAAACTTTAACGCAGGTTGTGGAAGCACGTTCTAAAGCTACTTCTATCAACATTGACCCTACAAACATGACTGAGGCTGACATTGCTAAGTTTCAGGCAGCACAGGGTGAACTATCCGGAGCATTGAGCCGATTGATGGCCGTAGTAGAGTCTTATCCTAATTTAAAAGCAGACCAGCAGTATATCAACTTCCAAAGAGAATATACCGCTATTGAAAACAGCATCAGAACAGAAACTGTTTATTACAACGAAGCTGCACAGGATTACAACACCTCTATCAAGACTTTCCCAAATAATATTCTGGCGAATTTCACCAACTTTAAAGAAAAACCTTATTTCAAAGCTGACGCAGGAGCTCAGAAAGCCCCTGAAGTATTCA
Above is a genomic segment from Chryseobacterium viscerum containing:
- a CDS encoding RluA family pseudouridine synthase → MSEDNEDFLDEELLDSNSIENIDIDEENKGLYEHLNITVDSKQEPLRIDKFLLIYRQNSSRNKISQTCRAGNVVVNGTPVKQNYRVKPGDQISVLLTHPPRENVIIPQDIPVNIIYEDDDLVVVDKEAGMVVHPGFGNWDGTLVNALAFHFEKNGAKSDLDRVGLVHRIDKDTSGLLVIAKNEYALSFLAKQFFNRTTKRLYWAFVWGNPQDEEGTIRGHIGRHPKNRMQMSVYEDGSQGKHAVTHYKVLERFKYMTWVECKLETGRTHQIRAHFRHIGHTLFNDERYEGHTPLRGVNLPKYKQFIKNVFEILPRHALHAHTLGFIHPTTKKELYFESPMPKDMADAVKKWRNYLEN
- a CDS encoding PASTA domain-containing protein translates to MLKSLFNWKVLLNLVIAIGVFAGLVWLTFRWLEHHTNHGQEIPVPNIVNKSIHDAVKILDDTGLEYEVDSANYNPKYRPFQVLQVYPAPGSRVKDGRTVHLTVNPRTWAPIAVPDVINKYSGLAFQRLDQVGLKIGDTIYEPSIQKDALLRILYKGNAVNPGARLPRFSVIDVVVGSGPMRNISIPNVVGLTVKEARAVITKSMFEVGLVEHEDGSTDESDIIYYQDPASGDVRDQGMQIDLWASKKTPAELRAKIEQLNSIYRMKVDTSLPPVRYEEVHNEPSYDAPVVPAPVPRRETPKPEVPKPETPKTQTTTSKPAASGTEKPKTSTAAPATGHTAKPAASTTTQQPVQKPKAKKVVVE
- a CDS encoding D-alanine--D-alanine ligase: MNKKSVAVVMGGYSDEYVVSLKSGQLIYDSLDRNLYDVYKVVVLKDEWYFLGENDKKYEINRGDFSVTLDNGETLKFDACFNIIHGTPGENGILQAYWDAIGQKYTGCDFYQSALTFNKKDTLAVLSKYGIPSAKSIYLRKGEEINVDEIVSELNLPLFVKPNQSGSSLGISKVKEKSELIAATEIAFKEDNEILIESFLDGMEVSVGVIDFKGETIVLGITEIVPTNEFFDYEAKYEGASEEITPARIDDETTKRVEEIAKRAYNSLGMSGFSRSEYILMNGIPYMLEMNTNPGFSPASILPQQAKHYGISIMDLCGNEVEKALNK
- the coaD gene encoding pantetheine-phosphate adenylyltransferase, which encodes MKIAVFPGSFDPITLGHYDIIERAAPLFDKLIIAIGQNSQKKYMFPLEKRMEFIQNSVAEFPNVEVDSFEGLTVDYCFEKNAQYIIRGLRNPADFEFEKAIAHTNRTLAHKKLETVFLLTSSGKSFISSSIVREIITHGGEYELMVPDSVRVER
- a CDS encoding four helix bundle protein, whose product is MMNNFDRIDFNQIFRERTKTFSIAIIKTLSSLPYSDDISIIRKQIIRSATSVAANYRAVSRARSEKEKFTKMCIVVEGIDETQLWLEIIEELEYLNPEKILHLKVECEELVKVMTKYKFKLSQI
- a CDS encoding trimeric intracellular cation channel family protein — its product is MHEQFNFAIEVLGTIAFSMSGSFAAMQKRLDPFGVLIIAFVTSVGGGTVRDLLLDIPVFWMHDILMCTLILVTSIFSMIFKSLEKNFKVTLFIFDSFGLGLFTIIGVQKGLNAGIHPMICIALGTITGCFGGIIRDILLNRIPLIFRKEIYATACIVGGAAFLLMTKYTPLSYTFVQVFTIILIVAIRTFAVKYHWQMPKFYGYDQNSEM
- a CDS encoding dihydrofolate reductase, whose translation is MTTIVVAMGEKNEIGFDNQLLWHLPKDLKHFKDITSGHPIIMGRKTYESIGKPLPNRTNIVVSRKKDWFEEGILIVGSIKEALKFAKKIDEEVFVIGGGNIYEQTMDVVDKLEVTLVKADLEADTFFPKIDPKIWKKTNEICHDKDEKNGYDFCFQTFEKIKKEA
- a CDS encoding LemA family protein, encoding MKNKGCLGAGTIGIALLIIVAVLFFWGKSGYNNFVTKEQTVNTKWSNVETVYQKRANLIPNLERTVKSYSKFEQETLTQVVEARSKATSINIDPTNMTEADIAKFQAAQGELSGALSRLMAVVESYPNLKADQQYINFQREYTAIENSIRTETVYYNEAAQDYNTSIKTFPNNILANFTNFKEKPYFKADAGAQKAPEVFK